The window ATAAAGGAAGAAATGGATCTATTGATAATTATACCATaaaggaagaacaaaaaaagatgTCATTACTAAGGGAATCTTCGTTTACAATGTTCCAGATAAATAATTGGCAGAACACTGAataaatgtcaactatttttgaagaGGAATGTGTTCAGAGATGGACATATAGCCTTCTCATTATAAGCAGTGAAAAGTTAGAAAGGCTGCCTGACAGTCAATTAATAAATCTACTAAATGAGATTGTGATCCCTATGTTAATGTTCTAATGAAATATGCACTTCCAATTAATGAAAAGCAAGATAAATCCTAACCTTaaataacacaaatatttgGTCTATAAGTGAAACAAAGTAACATAAGCAAATTatgtttaattgattaattgtaAGAAAGATCCATATTTTTTCCCACAAGGTTCAAATCAATACCAAAAGAAATCCTAATCCATGAAAATCATGTTTCTTATCAGAATCATGGGTAGTGAAGCAGTGAAGAACCAAAGAAAAAATGAGTCAATACCATGGAGATAGAGAGAGCTAATTGATACTTGAAAGTGGGAGGTCGCCGGAAATCGCCGGAAGTCGCAGGCCTAGATAGTCGTTGTCTTCCTGAAGAGTAGAGTGATACTCGAAGATGCCGTGGGCGAGGTTGCAGTCGTCACCACGAGGGCAAGAGCCGTCGCGCCGGAAGTCAGGGCAGGGGTACTGGAGTAGGGAAAACGACGGAGATCACGGCGGCGAGCTTTGGGAAGTGAGGTGACACAAGAAATACTGAGGTAAAGAGGAAGGAAACATGAGAGcaaggagatggagatgggaGCAAAGGGATGAAGCTTGTAGGCATGGACCAGTTTTTCTTTTACATTGAAGTGAAATGAGCTGATGAGGTAGGGCCCAGCTACTTTGACCaaaaatttctcttttctttttattttttttcattaggcTGACGAGGAAAGAGAGAATGTGGTCACGTGGGTCGCCACGTCGTTCGGGAGACGAATTTGGGGGCATCCATCGGGACGAATAGCATATCTCAATGTTTTAACACCAAATTGACTAGTACCATACCCGTCACGAGTGCTGACCAAGCTGTTATTTTGCATAAACTCAATTCACGCACATCCTATATTGAAGTATTTAGCTAAAAACTATAACCCACTTGATAAACTCCAACAGTAGCACTATCtatgtgtgtgcatatatatgtatatatatataagcataattcataaaaaccagcaaaaatgaaaagataaacaaatgtTGATCAAAATAGATTTCAGCATCTTAGCCCATATGCTAACATATACACAATCATATAAAACCAAAAGAAGGctgaaaatatatatctatgtatatatgtatacgtGGATTTACTTACTTGGAAAAGCTCCACTCCAACTTACTCCCACAAACTAAGACAATCCTCCTTCAAAACCCTATCAATAGCATAACCAAATCTAATTGTTCAATGCCAAATTAAAACCCACTAAGCATTTGACCACACTAACAATGGCATATAAACTAATGAGAGCATTTTTTACTCAAAGCAAGGTAACTATTAGATTAgggaagacatgttgtcataGCAAGGAAGTGATACACTCATGCTTTAATAAACATCTAAGGTTCACAAAATCTTAAAGTAATTAGTCTTCACAAACCAATGAAGTAAATCTAACAACAAAGTCTCCAAGGGCATTTCAACAAGCACCTTGTGTGCACGATCAAAAAATAACTGTTAGCATTATTTTGACAACAACCATGCTAAGaataatacatacatacataaaacACAGGAAAAGATTTCAGCCAagcaagaattttttttaaggctTAGCACATGCACAACCAACACAAGGCTCACTACTCAAGACAAACATATCAAAGTAACACATCAAAGCACAAGGGACAAAGTTTCAGCTGAAATTAAATTGAGAGCTTGCTTACCAAATAGCTATAGAGAATAAGCCACTCCACTCTAGAGCTTCCTCTCCAACCTCCAACCAATCAAGCTTTCCAAAGTTGTagcaagatgaagaagaagaagagaacctTAGCCTCTTGAAGCTTGGACCTTCTGACATTTTCCATACCAAGGAATGGCTTCTGTTGTGGCAAAAGAAGAGGTTGAGTATGATTGTGAAGAGGTGAAGTTCAGCTATGTGATGAGACAAGGGGGGGTGATCTTTCTACAGTGGAGGCAGGTGATGGTAGGggaaaaacagaagaaaagcATGGTTGACCGGTGTGGGGCTCACATATCATAACATCACAAACAAATAGAGAtacatggataaaaaaaaaaaatcttgttccGCCACATTAATTCGGAGTGTGCAATGAAGAAAATCTCACAAATCACAATTGAGAGGCAAATGGACTTTGTTGGGAAACTTTGCATTGGGGCTGTCTGTTCTTGCATTCAGAGTCCTGTTGTGAGTGAGGGCATGGGTCATATCTTTTGCACAAAAGAGAAACTTGATAGTTTAGACAGCCCCATGGAAGCTCTCATGGCCAGGAAGAGGGACTTTGAGACACAGCTTGATATTCCCTGCAGCTCAAGACAAAGACCAACCTATCAGCTTCAATTCTGGCTCGAAAAGGTAAAGcttctatattattattattattattaagctgattttttctttctttctttttttcttttttcacttgtgcatatatatatatatatatatatatatgttttcatttcctgaaaataattattgtaaGACGTATCTTCAGTTCCATTAATTTGTCATTGCTAGCtgagtatttctttttatttgcttttttttttttaaagatagagAAGAGGACCAGTGGACGAAGATttcagaaagaaaagaaattagaaaaagGGGGCTTTTCTGTCCTCATCTCGTTAAGAGAAATCTATTTAATCACAATATTTTCAAACCCACATGCAATTCAAGGAATAATTTGTATAGATTTTGatggtattaatttttttctttgagaggatttgaattaaatttcaaCAGGTTAGTGAAAAAGATGAGGAGGTAAAGCAGTTGAAAGATAAATTTGGCAAACAGGAATGCACTTTTGGTACTTGTTATCTAAATTGTTATTCAAGGTGTAGAACAAGTAGAGATGCAATGGTTTTATTGAATGAGATAAATGAGTTGAAAGAAGAACAATTACAAGTCTCATTTGTAGAGGAACAACCTCCTATACCAGTCCCTGCTTCATTAAAAGTAGTGGGAAGAGGAATTGGTTCAAATCTTGATGTTACTCGCAGTTATCTAGCAGATGAAACAGTCGGAATGGTGGGGATATGGGGCATGGGGGGTTGTCGGCAAGACCACACTATTGAGAAAAATCTACAACTCATTGTTGGACGATGAAAACACAGGATTCGATTATGTAATATTGGTTGTGGCTACAAAAGATGTTCAGTTGGAAAAGCTTCGGGAAGAGATAGCTATAAAATTGCAATTGATCAGTTCGTCTAGCAAAGAAGGCATATCCAATTTcttgaaaactaaaaattttgtattgctcTTAGATGATATATGGGCTGTAGTAGATCTTGTGGAACTTGGGATTCCTCATCCTCGTAGTAATGACAACTCCACCAAACAATACAAGCGGAAAGTGATTTTCACTACTCGATCTGAAGAATTGTGCACTAAGATGAGGGCCGATGAGAAGATTAAAGTGGAATGCTTAGAGCCACAAGAAGCATGGGATCTTTTCAAAGAGAATGTTAACTTAGATGTTATTGCATCGGATGTGAGGATGAAGGAAATAGCAAGAAAAGTGATGAATGAATGCAGTGGTTTACCGCTCACTCTTATACTGATTGGTAAAGCCATGTCGAACAAAAAGAATTTTGAAGAGTGGGACTATGTACTCAGGTCTATGAGGAAGTCCCAAACTAGTATAATTCAAGATGTTGAGAAATCATTGTATCCAACTCTAGAAATAAGTTATGACAATCTCCCTAATAAACTTTGTAAAGATTGTTt of the Dioscorea cayenensis subsp. rotundata cultivar TDr96_F1 unplaced genomic scaffold, TDr96_F1_v2_PseudoChromosome.rev07_lg8_w22 25.fasta BLBR01001192.1, whole genome shotgun sequence genome contains:
- the LOC120255762 gene encoding uncharacterized protein LOC120255762 isoform X6, whose amino-acid sequence is MDFVGKLCIGAVCSCIQSPVVSEGMGHIFCTKEKLDSLDSPMEALMARKRDFETQLDIPCSSRQRPTYQLQFWLEKVSEKDEEVKQLKDKFGKQECTFGTCYLNCYSRGTTSYTSPCFIKSSGKRNWFKS
- the LOC120255762 gene encoding uncharacterized protein LOC120255762 isoform X3; translation: MDFVGKLCIGAVCSCIQSPVVSEGMGHIFCTKEKLDSLDSPMEALMARKRDFETQLDIPCSSRQRPTYQLQFWLEKLDEIVMNGSGTDLRHLDLGHLQNLKNIVWKDVAPQRFFCNLQLLTINECLCEGIEELFTEEDGEIQRISVAPSFPA
- the LOC120255762 gene encoding uncharacterized protein LOC120255762 isoform X1, with product MDFVGKLCIGAVCSCIQSPVVSEGMGHIFCTKEKLDSLDSPMEALMARKRDFETQLDIPCSSRQRPTYQLQFWLEKVSEKDEEVKQLKDKFGKQECTFGTCYLNCYSRCRTSRDAMVLLNEINELKEEQLQVSFVEEQPPIPVPASLKVVGRGIGSNLDVTRSYLADETVGMVGIWGMGGCRQDHTIEKNLQLIVGR
- the LOC120255762 gene encoding uncharacterized protein LOC120255762 isoform X4 codes for the protein MDFVGKLCIGAVCSCIQSPVVSEGMGHIFCTKEKLDSLDSPMEALMARKRDFETQLDIPCSSRQRPTYQLQFWLEKLDEIVMNGSGTDLRHLDLGHLQNLKNIVWKDVAPQRFFCNLQLLTINECRIEELFTEEDGEIQRISVAPSFPA
- the LOC120255762 gene encoding uncharacterized protein LOC120255762 isoform X5; amino-acid sequence: MDFVGKLCIGAVCSCIQSPVVSEGMGHIFCTKEKLDSLDSPMEALMARKRDFETQLDIPCSSRQRPTYQLQFWLEKLDEIVMNGSGTDLRHLDLGHLQNLKNIVWKDVAPQRFFCNLQLLTINECQEDGEIQRISVAPSFPA